In Primulina huaijiensis isolate GDHJ02 chromosome 4, ASM1229523v2, whole genome shotgun sequence, the DNA window TCTATTTCTTGACAATCTCAAAGTTAAGGTTTCAAAATAACATCCTTGAAAAAATTTGTGATAGAAGAAGTGTTCTTCACATTTCTCGgaaaacaataataattctAAACAAAACACAAACAAGAAATTCCAAATTCCAAATTCCAAATTCAAACTCATCGCTAACAAATTCATAAAATTGGGCCAATGAAATGACATGAGTTAATACTTAATACTTGGTTTacataaccgaatttcttggaATAAACATTGATAAATTATCGCATATGGAACTAATTGTTGCCTCACTCATATGAATCTTATTACTTGATTTGGAGAACTTATAATgcacaagcccttgacaatatTTGCAAGATATTTGGAATCTTATAATATATCCCTCTCTTGAACAAACCCATGTTCAAAGCTTGTTATCTAGGTATGTCTAGGCCTAAGCTACAAGTACATTGAAGGGAAGTAAGATCGAGCAAGTCAGAGGTTAGTCCTTTATTCTTGAAAAAGTGACTGAGGAGGAGTCAAATTGAGTATTGATAGTCATCATATACGCAATGCTATGTCCCAGATCGAAATGTTGGTGCAATATGAATCATATTATAAGGGTGTACATGGTTTAATCTTTTTCTCGATACAAAATAGAGATAAAACTTAATCGCTAATGCCACCCAATGTACATGGTTTCATTTGCAACCAACCCCTCATTCTATGTTGCCAGGGAGTGGCAATACGTTTTGTAAAGGctctatttttgaaaatcaaaagcaGACAGTATTTCGGAACAATTGGACCAGCCTTTGCTTGAGCATcaacaaaaaattaatcaaactcTACATTTCCAGCAAAGCAAAAAGTGTTCAACTCTTATTTCATTCACATAAACACTGGTACATGCTATACCTCCATGCCCAAAACACAAGGTCCCCAGATGAGATATATAACAACTTCTGAGCTTAGTACCAAAAGTACTGGTCACGTGGTGCATAAATTCAGAGCATTGATAATCCATATTCATATATGAACACATAGATAATCAAGAAAACTACTTACGGGCACCGCTGCCGTTGCAGGGAAAGCATGGCTGAGTGTTTTCTCTTTTTGCCTGAAACATTAACAATGTCGCTAAAACATCCAACTTTTACCAGATATTCAAGTCCCAGAAAATATTCCAAGTGGACTAGACTAAACTAAATCTTACAGCATTGTCGATTTGGGATTCATAAAAAACAGGAATTCCAATCCCAACTGCAATGCTGACCACTCCCACAGATATCGCCACTATCTGAAAAATAACACTAGAACAACTAAGAAAACCCATTAAAATCAGTAAACAAAACACTGTTAAGCAGAAAGCAGAGGCCATCAACCGTGCTCTGGTCAAGTTCAACGGCTCTGACGCAAGGATACGAAGATGGAAGCCGCTGAAATTTAAGGGATTTCCTTGTTTGGGAGAATGCGGAAGAGGACTTCACGGGGCAGCAGAGGAACGAAGTGCTGAGCTGAGAAGCAGATGCCACCATTTTCATTGTTCTTTTCTGCACAATTGACCGAACCAAATTTACGAGGAACTGTATATTTCTTGGTGGGATTGTTGAAATCGTGGCAGAAAATATATTACATTTGGAAgaatctttgatttttcaggTGGCTCTTCTTCAATCCCACAGTTTGGATAGCATGGGGGTTAACTTCAACTTGCAATCTTGACCAAGAAATCACGAGAATTCTTTGGGCCTGGGCCTTTATTTCGGTGTGTTATGGGCCTCTACTTAGCCACATTGCACTCCACGGCCCATTTTTTGAGTTCAATACAAATCTATAAATTTTTTGGCTAGGCCATGGGTGATGAGGTTGAAGATCCAATTGGTTTTGAGTTCAAACGGGTTTTAGATTCGACTCATTGTCATCCTTAGTTCGAGTTGTTTGCAGCAAAAATGaatcaaaatcgaaaaaaaatattGCAATGAGATATATGAATACCAAACTTTGACATAGTGTCATGACTAAAAACCAAAACATGCCGATTTACATTACCAATTCTACAATTTTCATGGACGCTTGGCTTCCATGTAAACATATTCCCTCTATTTTTAATTCCACGTAAGCATGCTTAGTTCCAACTAAGCATCCCTGTCCAAAAACgattaaaacaaaaattccATATCAGTAAACCAAAACTAAATTTTGACAAGTTCCGAACATGCCGGCTCATCAAGCTAATTTTAcaattttctcttctttttggCATAAAAACCATGTCTTCCCTTCGGAGTAAGTTGGTATGGTGCGGATTGTGTCTGAAAAAGACCATCCAACGAAGTTTCATCGTCGTAAAGCACGTGACCAAGTGACCAAGTCTTGATGTAAAGATGCAAAATAGACATATTTAatgtttattattaattattattattattattttacctaagtagtaataatattaatattctcAACTTCGAAAGAAGCTTATAATCcatttattattgaaattgtatAATTTGACGTAAAgtgtatttaaaatacatttgtTATTGAAATTGTATAACTTGATATGAAGTGAATTTGAAATCTGCTTAGTTTGGATTGATAGATTTGGATTGGGGGAAATATGTGAAGAGATTATTTGGAATAACCCCTGTtgtgatgaatttgaaatatattgtcAACCAGATTTGTCCA includes these proteins:
- the LOC140975204 gene encoding protein SPA, chloroplastic → MKMVASASQLSTSFLCCPVKSSSAFSQTRKSLKFQRLPSSYPCVRAVELDQSTIVAISVGVVSIAVGIGIPVFYESQIDNAAKRENTQPCFPCNGSGAQKCRFCMGSGSVNVELGGGEKEVSGCINCNGAGSLTCTTCQGSGFQPRYLDRREFKDDD